In Carya illinoinensis cultivar Pawnee chromosome 10, C.illinoinensisPawnee_v1, whole genome shotgun sequence, one DNA window encodes the following:
- the LOC122278260 gene encoding UPF0481 protein At3g47200-like: MVKVTTKIKQGSVLKKPARAPPMPDGVEPVLDLEIGASDTSTQNCCFYSVPKTLVELYGTRCFKPRAVSIGHYNCKKFKYAENEPLLVIKKDKQQFCNILLSHARKSMENLTDIIRPEVENIEFKSKKDDLFLAMLVLDGCFILELFRILGKSKKIESNHPLASVEVWAIPRFYRDLLLLENQIPFVVLKKLFETSKMPDEDYPLSLLALRFFNKVMPRSEEELRKMSVHLNESSLHLLDLVRRSFITPDLGQPPTGRNSETLPGIHYITKLVKAGIKIKLREAADSFLAVTFKNGVIEMPKITVNYFMHSFVVNCRAFEQLDNRSSKHITTYAYFLDCLVNTAKDVEYLYECNIFDNYDMDNSVVVQFINSFGKEMVVETDQFYLYNFFENVNRRYNDKWKVQWAGFKLMYFNTPWSFISLLAAGVLLVLTFLQTYYTIYAYMNPK, encoded by the coding sequence ATGGTCAAGGTTACTACGAAAATAAAACAAGGTTCAGTACTGAAAAAACCGGCAAGAGCGCCCCCGATGCCTGACGGTGTGGAGCCTGTTCTGGACTTGGAAATTGGGGCCTCCGATACTTCAACACAGAATTGCTGCTTCTACAGTGTTCCCAAGACACTCGTCGAGCTCTACGGCACAAGATGTTTCAAGCCCCGCGCTGTCTCCATCGGGCACTACAACTGCAAGAAATTCAAGTACGCGGAAAATGAACCCCTCCTTGTGATAAAAAAGGACAAGCAGCAGTTCTGTAACATTCTACTTTCCCACGCCCGAAAAAGCATGGAAAATTTGACGGACATCATACGCCCAGAAGTTGAAAATATCGAGTTCAAGTCCAAGAAGGACGATCTGTTCCTCGCAATGCTGGTTCTTGATGGTTGTTTTATATTAGAATTGTTTCGAATACTTGGAAAATCGAAAAAGATTGAGTCTAATCACCCTCTCGCCTCCGTGGAGGTATGGGCAATACCACGCTTCTACAGGGATCTTCTTCTGCTTGAGAATCAGATCCCCTTTGTTGTTCTAAAAAAGTTATTTGAAACTTCCAAAATGCCTGATGAGGACTATCCTTTGTCGTTGCTTGCTTTGAGATTCTTTAACAAGGTAATGCCAAGATCCGAAGAAGAACTCAGAAAGATGAGCGTGCATCTCAATGAGAGCAGCTTGCATTTGCTGGACTTGGTTCGGCGAAGTTTTATCACCCCCGATCTAGGTCAGCCCCCAACGGGGAGAAACTCAGAAACACTACCGGGGATACACTACATCACGAAGCTCGTCAAAGCAGGGATTAAGATAAAACTGCGTGAGGCGGCTGACAGCTTCTTGGCTGTGACATTCAAGAACGGAGTGATTGAGATGCCCAAAATAACCGTCAACTACTTCATGCACTCTTTCGTGGTGAACTGTCGGGCATTCGAGCAGTTGGACAACAGAAGCTCCAAGCACATCACAACTTACGCCTATTTCTTGGACTGCTTAGTAAACACAGCCAAGGACGTCGAGTACCTTTACGAATGCAACATCTTTGACAATTATGATATGGATAACAGCGTGGTCGTGCAATTCATCAACAGCTTTGGGAAGGAGATGGTTGTTGAAACCGATCAGTTTTATTTATACAACTTTTTTGAGAACGTAAACCGTCGTTATAATGACAAGTGGAAAGTGCAATGGGCGGGGTTCAAGCTTATGTACTTTAATACGCCATGGTCATTCATTTCGTTATTGGCAGCCGGTGTGCTCTTAGTATTAACCTTTTTGCAGACCTACTACACCATCTACGCTTATATGAATCCTAAATAA